One Mixta gaviniae genomic window carries:
- a CDS encoding DUF1090 domain-containing protein produces MKFRTSLFLALVSLSGFAQAAGPLCMQKEKTIEQEIAAAKQHDNQRRVNGLERALTEVQANCSDEKLKAAHQENINAKQHEVAEREQDLKDAQEDGDKEKIAKRQRKLQEEREELKALQSAPY; encoded by the coding sequence ATGAAATTTCGTACCTCGCTTTTCCTGGCGCTCGTCTCTCTTTCCGGATTCGCGCAGGCGGCCGGCCCGCTCTGCATGCAGAAAGAGAAGACGATCGAGCAGGAGATCGCGGCTGCCAAACAACATGATAATCAACGCCGGGTGAACGGCCTGGAGCGTGCCCTGACTGAAGTGCAGGCCAACTGCAGCGATGAAAAGCTAAAGGCAGCGCATCAGGAAAATATCAACGCTAAGCAGCATGAAGTTGCTGAGCGTGAGCAGGATTTAAAAGACGCCCAGGAAGATGGCGATAAGGAGAAAATCGCCAAACGCCAACGCAAACTACAGGAAGAGCGCGAAGAGCTGAAAGCGCTACAGTCAGCGCCCTACTAA